The genomic region CCAGCTGGGTGGAGCCGGAGACCGGCGTGCTTTGGAGCAGGCACTGGCTTGGGCAGATGCCTGCCTGATTGGCGCTGGGACCTTGCGCGCCCATCAGTGCACCTGCTTGATCCGTAACCCTCAGTTATTGGAGCAGCGCCTGCAGGAGGGGCGACCGGAGCAGCCGGCCGCTGTGGTGGTCAGCCGATCGCTCGGCTTCTCGCGCACTTGGCAGTTCTTTGACCAGCCACTTCAGCGTTGGCTCTTGGCTCCGGCACCCATGCATCAGGGCTTTGATCGTTGGTTCCCTTTGGCGCCAACCTGGCCGGAGCGGCTCCAAGCGCTGGGCGCGGCTGGGATTCAGCGGCTCGTGCTTTTGGGTGGCGCTCAACTCACCGCAGATCTGCTGGCAGCGGACTGCGTCGATGCTCTCCAGCTCACAGTGGTGCCCCAGCTCCTTGGCGGTCCCTTCAGCTGGTTGCCACTCACGGATTCGCCATTGCCTGCTTCTTTGGTGCAACCGGGCGCCTGGCAGTCCGATGGCGTTGAGGACCTCGGTCACGGGGAGTGGCTTCTTCGCTACCAGAGGATCCGCTAGGGAACTTTCCTGAGCCTTTAATCAGTCCGTAGTTCTCTCTGGTTAAGGTCATCAGCGATGGCCAATGACACCGTCTGAATGACGTCACTCACGGCCCGCTGGCATCGCTCCATCAACGAGATCACTGAGCAGCAGTGGAACAGCCTGGTTGGAGACGATGCCATCCCCTTTTACCGCTGGAGCTGGTTGGAGGCCCTGGAAAGCTCCGGCAGCACCATCCCTGATCAAGGCTGGCAACCCTTGCATCTGGCCCTCTGGCGGGATGACAGTCCGATTGCTGTGGCCCCTCTGTTCCTGAAGGGGCACAGCTATGGCGAGTTTGTGTTTGACCAGACCTTTGCGCGCCTCGCCGTTGATCTGGGCTTGCACTACTACCCCAAGCTGCTTGGGATGAGCCCGGTCAGCCCCGTGCTGGGGTATCGCTTTCATGTGCGGGCTGGAGAAGACGAGGCTCTGCTCACACGGGAGCTGCTGCGGGCGATTGATCGCTTCTGCGAACAGAATGGCATCCTCAGCTGCAATTTTCTCTATGTGGATCCGCAGTGGCGGCCCCTGGCGGAAGCGGGAGGCTGCGCCGCCTGGCTGAACCAGCAGAGCCTCTGGAGCCGAGGCGATGATCAGAGCTTTGAGGACTACCTCAAGGGCTTCAATGCCAACCAGCGCCGCAACATCAAGCGGGAGCGCAAGGCCGTAGCCAAGGCGGGAATCACGGTGACGCCGCTCAGCGGAGACCAGCTCGATCTGAAGCTGCTTCAGACCATGCATCGCTTTTATGAGCAGCATTGTGCTCGCTGGGGACCATGGGGCAGCAAATATCTGGAGGAGGGGTTTTTTGAAGCGCTGGCACGGCTGCACCGCGATCAGCTGGTGCTCTTCTCAGCCCACCGCGGTGATCCTCACGATCCGGTCGCCATGTCGATGTGCGTCCAGGACGGCCGTCAGTTGTGGGGCCGGTATTGGGGCAGCAACGAGGAAATTGATTGTCTCCACTTTGAAGTCTGTTACTACGCCCCGATTGAATGGGCCCTGGCCAACAACATCACCAGTTTTGACCCTGGAGCCGGTGGCAGTCACAAACGTCGCCGGGGCTTTGTGGCACGCCCTCACGCCAGCCTGCACCGGTGGTACCAGCCCCAAATGGATCAGTTGATCCGCACCTGGTTGCCGAAGGTGAACGGCCTGATGCTGGAAGAGATCGAGGCCATCAATGCGGAGCTGCCCTTCAAAGCAGAACCTCCTGCCTTGGCTTTGTAGGTTGAAGGCATGACCACAACCCCTGAAGCACCGGCATCGACCGCCGCCGCGATGGATGCCCTGGATCAGCGCCTGTCTCAGCGTTTCATCGCCTTGGACCCGAGCGGATATTTCCTGATCAAGCTGGATCGTGATGCGGCCGAACTGGTGCTGGAGCAATACGGCAACACCATTGATGACAAAGGGCTGGCCAGAGATTCCGACACCGGTGAGGTGTTGCGTTGTGACGGGGCAAATGCCCCCCGGCGGCCCTCAGCGATCTATCGCGGCCGTACAGCCAAACAGCTCGGCATTGATCTCACTGAGGGGGATGAGCCTCATCCGCTGAGTCGTCTCGATCACGCCCTTTATCTCGGGCGAGAGTTGCAGAAGGCCGAACAGTGTCTCCGAGACGGCACGGACTATGTGCAGGACTGAGTTTTAAACGGGTTGTAATTCTTTTGGAGTGGTGGGTTCTTCAGGCGGCAAGGATTCCAGCTGCTCGCGGATTTCCTGCTGAACGATCGAGCGGTACTCGAGGAAGTGCTCGTTGTGGGCCAAAACGACCAAAAACTGCTCCAGCAGAGCAGGGTTATGGCGGGCCATCCCAAACATGTATTTCCAGAAACGACTGCGGGTATCGCGTTTGATCCCCTGACGCCAGACCACGGTGCTCAAAGCCTTGATATCAATCCACGTCGGAAGCTTTGCGGCAGCTTTCCAGCGGGGGGCACCCATTTTCAGGTAGTAGCTGTAGACCCGATCCATGTAGGCATTGGGTTCGTAGAGCGCGCAGAAGGCTTCCACGTACTCGTTGGCGATGTCTCGGATCGGTCGGGTGGGTTCGAAGTTGAGCAAGTTGGTCTGATTCACGCCCTTGGCGGCATCTTCTCCCTGAATCAGCCGACCTTCTCGCTCCAGCCGCGCCCATAGGGCTGTCTTGGGTAAGGCCTGAAGCATGCCCATCATCGCCGCGGGAATGCCCGTGCGGGTCACAAAGTCCACGATCCGGCGGCCTGCTCCATCCTTTTCGCCGTCAAAGCCGATGATGAAGCCAGCCATGACTCGGATGCCGTTCGCCGTGATCCGGTCAACAGCAGCATCGAGCGGGTTGCGCGTGTTCTGCACCTTGCGGGCTGTTTCCAGGCTGGCTTCATCTGGAGTTTCGATGCCCAGGAAGACGCTTTCGAATCGCGCATCGTGCATCATCCGCATCATCTCGTCGTCGTCGGCCAGGTCCACGGAGGCTTCAGTGGCGAAGCTGAACGGGTACCCCCGCTCCTCCTGCCACGTTCGGATCTGCGGTAGCAGCAGCTTGGCGTTGCGCTTGTTGCCGATGAAGTTGTCGTCTACCAGGAAAATTGAACGCCGCCAGCCCAGGTCGTAGAGGTACTGCAGCTCTGCCACCAATTGCTCGGGGGTTTTGGTTCGAGGTTTGCGGCCGTAGAGAACGATGATGTCGCAGAACTCGCAGTTGAAGGGGCAGCCGCGGGAGAACTGAACGCTCATCGAGTCGTAGGCGTCGAGCTGCAGGAGATCGAAGCGGGGAATCGGTGTGGCGGTGACGTCCGGCTTGTCTCCCTCTGAGGTGAAACGACCCTGGGTATCGCCCCGTTCCAGGGCTTCCAGGAACATCGGCAGGGTGATTTCTCCCTCATCGAGGATCTTGAAATCCGCCAAATCCAGTTCGGGTGCATCCGGTGTGGAGCTGGCGAATGGGCCCCCGATGGCCACCGGCAGACCCCGCTGCTTGGCCTTGCCGATCTGCACGGCCATGTCGTCCTTCTGAACGATCATTCCCGAAATGATCACCAGCTCGGCCCAGCTCCATTCTTCCTCTGTCACCTCCCGCACGTTGCGGTCCACCAGCTTCATCTCCCAGTCCTGGGGCAGCAGCGCTGCAACAGTCACCATCCCCAGGGGAGGCAGCAACACCTTCCGATTCACCAGCTCAAGAATCTTCTCGTAACTCCAGAAGGTCTTCGGGAACTCGGGGTAAACAAAAAGGGTGCGCATGGCGTCGGGCGTTGATGGATGGACGTCCGGTTGGCCCGGTTGGAGATACCTCTCAATCGGTATCAGCTATTCACAAACCCTAAGCGCATTGGCCTGAACCCAGGCCAATGTCTGATCTAATAGTGGTCACCTCAGTACTTGCACATGGGCGTCGGCATCTATCTCGGCCTGGTTGGTTCCGGTCTGGTGACGGCTTTTGTGCTCACCAAGATCCTCAAGGGAATCAAGCTCATCTGAGCTGTTCCAGACGCTTCGCTCCTCGTTTTCGCATCCAGAGCACAGCCACAGCAGCGCTGAGGCCACCGGTTAGGGCGAAGCTCGCCGACAGGCTGGTGGTCTTCACCAGCAGGGCAACAAGCAATCCACACATGCCGCCTCCGCCCAGGAAGGCGATCTGGCTCAGTCCAGCCATGCGGCCGCGCATCACCTGTGGTGAACCGATCTGACTGATCAGGTTGCAGCTGCTCAGCAGTCCGGCGGTGCCGGCGCCGATCAGGAAGGCCATGGCCAGGCTGAATCCTGGCCCGGGTGTGCGGGCCATCCCCAGCTGGGCCACAGCGGTGACCAAGCCGAAGCTCCCGAGGGTGAGGAACGGGCGCCGGCAGAAACGTTGGCTGTTGCGTTGCAGCACCGCGCCGCCCACGATGCTTCCGGCGGCCAGCACGCTGGTGAAAAGCGCCAGGTCTCCAGGATCGGGTCCCAGCATGCGATCTGCAATCAATGGGGCCAGTCCCGGGTGGTAGAACCCGATCAGACAGAGAACGGCGGTGAAGCTGAGCACCCCCTGTAGGGTGCTGCCGCAGTGGCGCCAGGCATTGAGCAAGCTGGCGTCCTGGCCGCCGCCGCTGCGCACCTCCTGATCCCGATTCGGACTGAGCAGGAACATCACACTGGCGATCGGCAGCAGATAGCTGGCCGCATCAATGCCCAGGGCCCAGGCCGGGCCTGTGGCCACCAGTAACCAAGCGCCGATTGGGGGGCCCACCAGCTTGCCCACGTTGAACACCACCGAAAAGCTGGTGAGGTAGCCCGCCAGCTGCCCGGGTTGCTCGACCAGGATTGAGCAGTACTTGTTGCGGGCTGTCAGCTCATAGGCGCCGGCGATGCCCACCAGCAACGTGCTGCAGAGCAGCAGCAGCACCTGGGCCGTGCCTTCCAGCAGGGGGATGGCCAGCGCCCCCAGGACTGAGGCGGCCAGCAGCGCCCATTGCGCCTGCACCAGCACCCGTTCACAGCCCACCCGGTCGGTGCGCACCCCTGCCGGACCACTCACCAGCAGGGTGGGCAGTGACAACGCAGCGAAGTTCAATGCCAGCACGAAGGGATCCACCTCTCCTTTCATCAGGATCCAGCCCTTGGCGGTGATGCCGGCGAACGAACCGGCCGTGCTCACGCCGGAGGCAATCAGAAAAAGCTGGCGTTGCTGCTCGGCCTGCAGTTTGAAAAGGGTCAACCCTGGCGTCTCGCTGCGGCCACCATGGCGCGGGCACCGACAATCCGCCCGCTGAGGTCGTAGATGTCAGCACCGGTGATCTCCACCGGCATCAGGCTCCCCGGTGCGGCCTGTTGACCATCGGCGCCGGGTTGCACCCGCACTTCGCCGTCCACTTCTGGAGCAAAGCGGGCGCAGCGACCGATCATCTCGCCGGTTTGCGGGTTGTGTTGTTCGATCAGGACGTCCACGGTGCGGCCCACCCAGCGACTGTTGCGTTCCGCCGAAATCGGTTGCTGCAGCGCCATCAGGGCATCCTTGCGGGCCTGGGCCACCTCTGGATCGACGTGATCGGGCAGGTCGGCTGCTGCGGTGCCGTCCTCTGGCGAGAAGGTGAACACTCCAACATGATCGAAGCGCTGGCGCTCGAGGAAGCCCATCAGGTGCTGAAAATGCTCCTCGGTTTCGCCTGGGAATCCCACGATCAACGTGGTGCGCAGCACCGCGTCGGGGAGTTGCTCGCGGATCTGATCCAGCAGGCGGTCGTTCACATCCGCTTGCCAGGGGCGGTTCATCGACCGCAGCACCTCTGGATGGCTGTGCTGCAACGGCAGATCCAGATAAGGCACAACATTCGGCACGTCCCGGTATGCCGCCAGCACATCCGGTGTCAGGCCGGTGGGATAGGCGTAGTGCACACGGATCCAGGGGATCTCCACTTCCCCTAGGGCACGAAGCAGCTCCGCCAGCTTGGGTTTGCCGTAGAGGTCGAGCCCGTAGTTGGTTGTGATCTGGCTGATCAGGATCAGCTCCTGCACTCCCTGCTCAGCCAATTGGTGGGCTTCAGCCACGATCGATTCAATGGGCCGGCTGCGCTGATCTCCCCGCAGCTTCGGAATGATGCAGAAGGCGCAGCGGTAGTCGCAGCCTTCAGCCACCTTCAGGAAGGCCACTGCCTGATCGGTGGTGCGCTGGCGCGCTAGATGTTCATCGCCCACAAAGGTGGGCACAGCGCTGACTTGGTTGACCCGCTCCCCTGCTTCCACCCGCTGCAGCACGTCAACGATGTGCTGGTAATCGCCGGTTCCCACAATGGCCTTGGCTTCCGGAATCGACTCCAGTAATTCCTCCTGGAAATGCTGGGCCAGGCATCCCGCGATGATCAGCTCCTTGCCCTGTTCTGCCAGTCCCACCAGGGTTCGCACCGATTCCTCGCGGGCGTCCTGAATGAAGCTGCAGGTGTTCACCACCACCACGGCGGCATCGTTTTCATCGGTGCTAACGCCATAGCCCGCTTCCGCCAGCAGCCCCACCATGTGTTCGGTGTCGACCCGATTCTTCTCGCACCCCAGGTGGGCGAACGCGACCGTCGGTTTTGTCGGGGTGCTTGTCATCACGTCGCCGGCAGGCCATCTCTCAGCCTACGAAGCGGCTTGATCACGCTGGAACTGACAGAATTCGAATACTTGAAGATCAAGGATGGGCACCACCCGTCTCGTTAGCCGTCGACGCCAAGATTCAGGCGCGAAATGGGCCCGCATCGCCATGGCGGTGCTGGCCACTGCTGGGCTGATCGACACCGGTTCGATCACCCTCAAGCGCTGGGGCCTGCTTGGCAACCTCACCTGTCCGATGGGGGCTGACGGTTGCGACAAGGTGCTCAACAGCGCCTGGGGGACGGTCTTCGCTGAGATCCCTCTTTCGCTGATAGGAGTGCTGGCCTATGGCGCGGTGCTCCTGATGGCGCTGCTGCCCTTGTTGCCAGGTCTGCAGGAAAACAAGGCCGACCTCTCGCGACGCACCTGGTGGGGCCTGTTCACGGTCTCCCTAGCGATGGCCGTCTTCAGCGGTGTGCTGCTGGGCGTGATGCTGCTCAAGATTCAGGCTTTCTGTTTCTTCTGTGTTCTCTCCGCGGCGCTGTCCCTGGCTTTGTTGGTGCTCTCCATCATTGGAGGCGGCTGGGAGGATCTGGGGCAGCTGCTGTTCCGCGGTGTGCTGCTGGCCCTGGCCGTGCTTCTGGGGGGCTTGATTTGGGCGTCGGTGGTCGATCCCAATCGGCCCGAGACCGTGGCCAGCGGCACCGGCGTTGCCCCGCTCGTCACGACCGAGAGCACACCTGCGTCGATCGCCTTGGCCGAGCACCTCACCAGCAGTGGCGCGGTGATGTATTCCGCTTACTGGTGCCCCCATTGCCATGACCAGAAGGAGCTTTTCGGCAAGCAGGCTTCCGATCAGCTCAAGGTGGTTGAGTGCGCGCCTGATGGTGAAAACAATCAGGCTGACCTCTGCCGCAGCAAAGGATTAGAGGGCTTCCCCAGCTGGGAGATCAATGGCAGCGTCGACTCCGGCGTGAAAGGGCTCGACACCTTGGCGGAACTCAGCGGCTACGACGGCAACACCGACTTCTAAATCAAGGGCGCACGGCTCGGGTGAAGATGCCCTGCTCTCGTTGCTGCCTGGAATGCTGCCGCCATTGCGGCAGCGGCGCGGGAGCATCGCTGCGGTAATGACCGCCTCGGCTTTCGCCGCGAAACAGGCAGGCCTCCAGCATCAGACGGCTGGTTAAAAGCCGGTGGTGCAGATCCAGCAACAGGTTCAGATCGCGTCGGCTGCTTTCCGCCAGCAGGCGAGGGGCACAGGGGTCCGCTCGCAGCAAGGCCTGAAGCAGAGGCTGCTGTTCCAGGTGCTGTTCGTCCTCCTTGACCTTGGTGAGGGCCTTGCGCAGTCCGGAGGCGGACCGCTCCACACCCGCCCGCCGCCAGCAGAGTTGTCGCAGCTGTTCGATCGCGTCGATCAACTGCGAACTACTGCTCCCGTCCAGGTCGAGCTCGAGGGGTTGGGCTGTGCCGTTGGTAGGTGTCGGCAGGGCTGGCCCGAGCTCGATCTCCTTGAGTCGATTGGCGAACACCAGGCACTCCATCAGGGAGTTGCTGGCCAGACGGTTGGCCCCATGCAGGCCGGTGCAGGCCACCTCCCCCACGGCATAAAGCCCCGGCAGTGTGGTGGCGGCCTGCAGATCCGTGGCGACTCCTCCCATCCAGTAGTGGGCAGCCGGGGCCACGGGAATCGGCCGTTCCAAGGGATTGAGTCCGAGTTCATCGCAGCGGTCCAGGATTGTTGGGAAGCGTCGCTCCGCTTGGTCGCGCGGGATGGCGGCGAAGTCCAGCCACATCTGTTTCACCTGCTGCCGCTGCATGGCTTGCATTAAGGCCCGGCTCACCTGATCCCGCGGTGAGAGGTCGCGTTGGCGCAGATGGGCCACAGGGCTGCCCCCGAGGGAATCCACCAGCACTCCACCTTCGCCGCGAACGGCTTCGGAGATCAGAAAACAGGGGGCGTCATCCAGGCGGATGGCCGTGGGATGGAATTGCACGAACTCCAGATCTTCCACTGCAGCCCCCGCTTGCCAGGCCAGGGCGATGCCTTCGCCGCAGGCCTGGGCAGGATTGGTGGTGTTGGCAAACAGATGGCCTCCCCCGCCGCTGGCCAGCACGACAGCGCGGGCTTCGATGCCGTGAAGATTCGCCCCATCCAGCACCTGCACGCCGCAGCAGCGCCTATCGCGCACCAGCAGCTGGGTCACCCGGACGCCGCGGCGGTGCAGCAACCCCGGCCGTTGCTCGACACGATCCCGCAGCACATCCACAAGAGCCCGTCCGGTTTGGTCCTGCACATGCAGGACTCGCCTGTGGCTGTGGGCTGCTTCCAGGGTGGTGGCAAGACCGTCTTGATCCCGGTCAAAAGCCATGCCCAGTTGGTCAAGACGATCCACGCAATGGGGTGCCTCCTGCACCAGCAGTCGCACCGCATCGCCATCACAGAGGTCAGCTCCTGCCAGAAGGGTGTCCTCGGCATGGCTGTCGGCGCTGTCTTCCTTCCGGGTCACCGCGGCGATGCCGCCCTGGGCCCAGCGGCTGGAGGAACGCCGCCCCGTGTTGCGGTTGAGAAGTAAGACCTTCAGCTCTGGGGGTAGATCGAGGCAGGTCATCAACCCAGCTGCCCCGGCACCGATCACCACCACGTCCCAGGGACCTGAGGGGATGGGATCAGAGCAGCGGGGCTGTGCCATCACGGGGACAAAAAAACCGCCGGTGGTCCGGCGGTTCAAACAATCACAGTCATTGTGACGGGGTTAATGGATCAGCGGTACTGACCGTCATTGATGCGGTCGTCGCCCTCATTCAGAGCAATGGAGGGAGGAGTGACAGTGAAATTGTCGCGATACTTGGCGAAGAGCTCTTGCTGACGATCAGTCAGGTCGAGAGACAGCACGTCGTCAACGCTGTCGTATGGGCCGCCAAGAACAATTTTCCCGGCCATGGTCGGATACATGCCAGGAAATTGCTGGAAGCGACGCACGGAGGAGTTGTTGAGGTCGACCTTGCCTTCACGTTCAGCAATCTTGTCGTCCACAACGTTGCGGATCTCGTTGCCGGAATACTTGCTGCGAAGGTCGTCGTCGGCATAAACGCTGTTGGGAAGCACAAGGCCTGCCATCAGACTTGCCATCACCAGTGCGCCGGTCAGCCAGCTCAGAAGCCGCTTCATCTCAACTCTCGATCAGGGGTCAGAACGGGACGACCGGCGTTGCCGGCTCGGGAAGACTACAAGTCGTTGCCCCTTTAAAGCCTCTGATTTGCAGCAGCTTTTGCAGTTCGTTTCACTCGATCAGCCCGCTGAGCCCGGGCTGCAGCAACGCCGAGAGCAGGAATAATCCGTCTACCCAAAGGGTTGTGATCAACACAGCAGCTGCCATGGCTCCGGTCTCACCGTTGGAATCGTTGCCATTCGTGTTCAGGCGACGTCCAACGAATAGGACGATCGCAGCAGCAATCATCAGGGTGACCATGGGCAGGGGCTGAAGCAAATGCAGCCCTGCCTGATGCAGCAGTAGAGGAGCCTGATCCAGGGAAGCGGTCACGACTGGCGGCCAGAACTGCATCACGCCGGTGGCCGCCATGGCCAGGTCTGTGCAGGCTGTACCCAATAAAGATGACAAATAAAACGTTGCCGCCAGCCGCCAGCGGCCCTGCAGGCCACCCAAGGCAACAGGCAAAGCGAAGGCTTCGACGGGCAGGTGCAGCACGGGATGGGCCCGCAGCCAACCCCAGAAAATGCAGCCCGCAAGCCAGCTACCGCTGAAACCAACGAGAAGGGAACCCAGGTCGGATGCCGTCTGGGAGCGGCTCTGATGCAACACCAGGCCGGCTGCAATCAGAACACCCGTGAAAAGGGTTGCTGAGAAAGGATCCAGGCGAACCCAAGGTGCCTGCAGAAACACAGGCAGCACCACCATTGCTGCAGCGATGCGCGCGACCGGAAAGGACCACGACCGAGCGGAGGCTGAGGTTTGCCAGGTGCCGCCGATCAAATCCTTTTCATGAAGAAAGTCACGGAACCTTAGAAGACATCTTCAAGTGACGCGGCCGACATCCCTGCCTTGCGGGCCGGGGATACCGTCAAGGCGACATCTGTTGTCTCGATGGCGGACCCCTCTGCATCCATAACCCTGCTTGAGGCCTGCTGGCGTGATCTGGTGCTGGGAGTGGTGCAGGGACTCACTGAATTTCTGCCGATCAGCAGCACCGCTCACCTAAAGGTGGTGCCTGTGCTCTTGGGTTGGGGCGACCCTGGCGTTTCCGTCACCGCCGCGATTCAACTGGGCAGCATCGTTGCGGTGATCGCCTATTTCCGCAGCGATCTCAGCCAGGTGCTGCGGGGAATCAGTCGTGCCATTCGCCATGGCCAGTGGCGGGAGCCAGAGGCACGTCTTGGACTCGCCATGGCGGTGGGCACCCTGCCGATCCTGGTGGTCGGGCTGGGCATCAAATTCTTCTGGGCTCAGGGTTACGAACAGTCGCCCCTACGCAGTGTTCTTTCCATTGCGATCGTCTCGATCGTGATGGCTTTGTTGCTTGCTTTGGCGGAACGGGCTGGAACCCGTCGCAGGCAGCTCCCGGATGTTTCAGGGCGTGATGGCTTCGTGGTGGGCGTGGCGCAGGCGTTGGCCTTGATTCCAGGGGTGTCCCGTTCTGGCAGCACCCTCACAGCTGCCCTGTTCGATGGTTGGCAGCGGGGCGACGCCGCACGCTTCTCTTTCCTGCTCGGCATCCCCGCAATCACGATTGCGGGGCTGGTGGAACTCAAGGATGCTCTGGATGCCAGTGCTGGTAACGGCCCCCTCCCGTTGTTGGTAGGCATTTTTTCAGCTGCCTTGGTGTCCTGGCTGGCGATTGATTGGTTGCTGAAGTTCCTCCAGCGCCACAGCACTTGGATCTTTGTTGCCTACCGGCTGCTCTTCGGTCTGCTTCTGCTGGTCTGGTGGGGCGCTCACGGCGCACACTGAGTTCAGATGAAGTCGGCTTGTGTGGAATGAGCCATCCGCTGGAGTTGCCGTAGCAGCTCTGGATCCAACCAGCAGTGGCCGCCAGCCTCAGCCTGCTGTGGTGGCCTCCGTAGAGGCCGGCTCGATCGGGGAGGAGTTGGGTTTTGAGCCGGGCGATCAGTTGCTCAGCATCAACGGCATTCGACCACGAGATCTGATCGATTACCGCTACCTCTGCGTGGATGAGGAGCTTTGCCTTGAGGTGCGTGATGCAGCTGGTGCTCTGCATCAGGTGGAGTTGGAAAAGGAGGCTGATGACGGTCTTGGCCTGGCCTTCACCGAGGCCCTGTTTGATGGCTTGCGTCAGTGCAATAACAATTGTCCGTTCTGTTTCATCGATCAACAGCCCCCAGGCCGGCGCGACAGTCTTTACCTAAAAGACGACGATTACCGGCTGAGCTTTCTCTATGGCTCCTATCTGACCCTCACCAATCTGGGCGAGGCCGATTGGCAGCGGATTGAGGAGCAGCGTTTATCTCCCTTGTTTGTATCGGTGCATGCCACGGAGCCCGACCTGCGCTCCCGGCTGCTGGTGAACCCGCGTGCTGCCCAGGTGATGGATCAGCTCGCCTGGTTTGACCAGCGTGATCTGCAGATTCATGCCCAGGTGGTGGTCTGCCCAGGGCTTAATGACGGTCCTGCACTGGAGAGGACCTTGGACGACCTGGCGTCCTTCGCGTCTGGCCCCTGGCCGGCGGTGTTGTCCGCAGCGGTTGTTCCGGTGGGGCTTACCCGGTTCAGGCCGGCTGAAGATGGCCTTGTTCCTGTGGATCCGGCCTGTGCCCGGCAGGTGATTGCCCAGGTGGAACCCATGCAGCAGAACTTCCAGGCGGCCTTGGGCACTCGCTTTGCTTGGCTCTCGGATGAGTGGTACTTGATGGCTGGGTTGCCGTTGCCGCCTCGGGATGACTACGAGGATCTTCCGCAGCAGGAGAACGGTGTGGGCAGCATTCGAGCCTTCCTCGAAGCTCTGGATGCCGCGACTGAAGACCTGCCCAGAGCGGTTCCGCAGCCCCGTCGTTGCAGCTGGGTGGTGGGTCAGATCGTCGCACAGGCATTGCAGCCCGTGGCCGAACGGTTGAATGGCGTTGATGGTGTCGAGTTTCACCTGATCGGACTGCCGAGTCCCTATTGGGGGCAGGACCAAGTGGTGACCGGACTGTTGACAGGTCAGGATCTGCTCAGTGGGTTGCAGGGGCGAGATCTTGGCGATGAGCTGCTGCTGCCGTCGGTGATGTTGCGGCAGGGGCAGCCTGTGTTCCTCGATGACATGACCTTGGAGGCCCTAGCCGCGCAGCTGCCGGTCCCCATCCGGATTGTGCATGGGGCGGCTGACGTCGTGGCCTCAGTTTTGAGTGCCGTAGGAAAAAGTCCCTAAGCTCCGCCAAAGGTTTTTGATTGCTGTGCGCCGGATCACCGCGGGTATTTGTCTCGTTGCGGGCGTCGTCTCCACCGGTGTTCCCTCTGCATTCAGCCAGGAGACTGCGCAGTCTGAGTCGGCATTGGTTGACCAGAACACGCTTCCCGATGCGATCGATTTGAAGGGTGCACGCCCCAAGGCTGATCCATCTGTCGTAGCTCCGGCTCTCGACGTCTTGCCGCCTCCCCTCGTTCCTTTGGCTGCTCCCCCCAGCCTGGCGCTCCCTGATGCGCCGGCTCAGGTGCGCATTCATGAGCTGCGTCCTCTCACCCTGGAGGAGGCTCTTCAGCTCGCTGAGTTCAACAGTCCGAAGCTCAAGGCTGCTGCCAGTCAGGTTGATCAGGCCAAGTCTGCGCTCCGCGCAGCAATCGCAGCTTGGTACCCCACCGTCGACCTCTCGGCCAGTGGGCTCCCCGAATATTTCAAGTCGTACTCCTATCGAAATCCCGACTTCGTCCCGGATCGGGTCGTGCAGAAACCCTCACCTCGGGTCAACCCCATCACCGGTGAGGAGACGAAGGTCAACCCCAATACCGGTGAGGAGTACACCCGCCCTGTGACACGGGATGGATTCAATGAGAGGTATGGCCGCGAGTGGCGGGT from Synechococcus sp. UW69 harbors:
- a CDS encoding dihydrofolate reductase family protein gives rise to the protein MTPQPPTSQCPTVRLVLAISLDGRLAPPQGGAAQLGGAGDRRALEQALAWADACLIGAGTLRAHQCTCLIRNPQLLEQRLQEGRPEQPAAVVVSRSLGFSRTWQFFDQPLQRWLLAPAPMHQGFDRWFPLAPTWPERLQALGAAGIQRLVLLGGAQLTADLLAADCVDALQLTVVPQLLGGPFSWLPLTDSPLPASLVQPGAWQSDGVEDLGHGEWLLRYQRIR
- a CDS encoding GNAT family N-acetyltransferase → MTSLTARWHRSINEITEQQWNSLVGDDAIPFYRWSWLEALESSGSTIPDQGWQPLHLALWRDDSPIAVAPLFLKGHSYGEFVFDQTFARLAVDLGLHYYPKLLGMSPVSPVLGYRFHVRAGEDEALLTRELLRAIDRFCEQNGILSCNFLYVDPQWRPLAEAGGCAAWLNQQSLWSRGDDQSFEDYLKGFNANQRRNIKRERKAVAKAGITVTPLSGDQLDLKLLQTMHRFYEQHCARWGPWGSKYLEEGFFEALARLHRDQLVLFSAHRGDPHDPVAMSMCVQDGRQLWGRYWGSNEEIDCLHFEVCYYAPIEWALANNITSFDPGAGGSHKRRRGFVARPHASLHRWYQPQMDQLIRTWLPKVNGLMLEEIEAINAELPFKAEPPALAL
- a CDS encoding DUF4346 domain-containing protein; its protein translation is MTTTPEAPASTAAAMDALDQRLSQRFIALDPSGYFLIKLDRDAAELVLEQYGNTIDDKGLARDSDTGEVLRCDGANAPRRPSAIYRGRTAKQLGIDLTEGDEPHPLSRLDHALYLGRELQKAEQCLRDGTDYVQD
- a CDS encoding B12-binding domain-containing radical SAM protein, which produces MRTLFVYPEFPKTFWSYEKILELVNRKVLLPPLGMVTVAALLPQDWEMKLVDRNVREVTEEEWSWAELVIISGMIVQKDDMAVQIGKAKQRGLPVAIGGPFASSTPDAPELDLADFKILDEGEITLPMFLEALERGDTQGRFTSEGDKPDVTATPIPRFDLLQLDAYDSMSVQFSRGCPFNCEFCDIIVLYGRKPRTKTPEQLVAELQYLYDLGWRRSIFLVDDNFIGNKRNAKLLLPQIRTWQEERGYPFSFATEASVDLADDDEMMRMMHDARFESVFLGIETPDEASLETARKVQNTRNPLDAAVDRITANGIRVMAGFIIGFDGEKDGAGRRIVDFVTRTGIPAAMMGMLQALPKTALWARLEREGRLIQGEDAAKGVNQTNLLNFEPTRPIRDIANEYVEAFCALYEPNAYMDRVYSYYLKMGAPRWKAAAKLPTWIDIKALSTVVWRQGIKRDTRSRFWKYMFGMARHNPALLEQFLVVLAHNEHFLEYRSIVQQEIREQLESLPPEEPTTPKELQPV
- a CDS encoding cytochrome B6, yielding MGVGIYLGLVGSGLVTAFVLTKILKGIKLI
- a CDS encoding MFS transporter translates to MTLFKLQAEQQRQLFLIASGVSTAGSFAGITAKGWILMKGEVDPFVLALNFAALSLPTLLVSGPAGVRTDRVGCERVLVQAQWALLAASVLGALAIPLLEGTAQVLLLLCSTLLVGIAGAYELTARNKYCSILVEQPGQLAGYLTSFSVVFNVGKLVGPPIGAWLLVATGPAWALGIDAASYLLPIASVMFLLSPNRDQEVRSGGGQDASLLNAWRHCGSTLQGVLSFTAVLCLIGFYHPGLAPLIADRMLGPDPGDLALFTSVLAAGSIVGGAVLQRNSQRFCRRPFLTLGSFGLVTAVAQLGMARTPGPGFSLAMAFLIGAGTAGLLSSCNLISQIGSPQVMRGRMAGLSQIAFLGGGGMCGLLVALLVKTTSLSASFALTGGLSAAVAVLWMRKRGAKRLEQLR